A genomic stretch from Pararhizobium sp. IMCC21322 includes:
- the yacG gene encoding DNA gyrase inhibitor YacG, translating to MSDNKITPLRKPVPCPICKKLSHRDSYPFCSKHCANVDLGRWFNGKYAVPVIEEDPSSDEFDIEN from the coding sequence ATGAGCGATAACAAGATTACCCCTCTCAGAAAGCCGGTGCCGTGCCCCATCTGCAAGAAGCTGTCACACCGCGATAGCTATCCGTTTTGTTCCAAACATTGCGCCAATGTGGATCTGGGCCGTTGGTTCAACGGCAAATATGCAGTTCCAGTGATCGAGGAAGACCCCTCCAGCGACGAATTTGACATAGAAAACTAG